One genomic window of Monodelphis domestica isolate mMonDom1 chromosome 1, mMonDom1.pri, whole genome shotgun sequence includes the following:
- the NEUROG3 gene encoding neurogenin-3, with amino-acid sequence MSPKPTCVVTSEPSFPTASDADPANNAGLCSSCAQSPPGSPNPAPPPAGAESELRGLPKKGRARRGGRSRPKSDAALSRQRRSRRMKANDRERNRMHNLNSALDALRGVLPTFPDDAKLTKIETLRFAHNYIWALTETLRMGEHGLRGLGLGLGLGLAPTPLPSGELGSPHSTSSSAGEWGSLYSPASQAGSLSPTTSLEEAPLLHASGSPVCLSFPDFV; translated from the coding sequence ATGTCCCCCAAACCCACCTGCGTGGTGACCAGCGAGCCGTCCTTCCCAACAGCTTCAGACGCTGACCCTGCCAACAACGCCGGCCTATGCTCTTCCTGTGCCCAGTCCCCTCCCGGCAGCCCCAACCCAGCGCCTCCACCGGCTGGCGCCGAAAGCGAACTGCGGGGCCTTCCCAAGAAGGGCAGGGCGCGGCGCGGGGGGCGCAGTCGCCCCAAAAGCGATGCAGCACTAAGCAGACAGCGGCGCAGCAGGCGCATGAAAGCCAACGACCGAGAGCGCAACCGGATGCACAACCTCAACTCCGCACTAGATGCGCTGCGAGGCGTTCTGCCCACGTTCCCAGACGACGCCAAGCTCACCAAGATTGAGACGCTGCGCTTTGCGCACAACTACATCTGGGCGCTGACCGAGACGCTGCGCATGGGGGAGCACGGCCTCCGGGGACTGGGGCTGGGCTTGGGGCTTGGCCTGGCTCCAACGCCTCTGCCCTCTGGGGAGCTTGGCAGCCCCCATAGTACCTCCTCCTCCGCAGGGGAGTGGGGCTCGCTCTACTCTCCGGCCTCGCAGGCGGGCAGCCTGAGCCCCACCACCTCGCTGGAAGAGGCTCCACTCTTACACGCATCCGGCTCCCCTGTCTGCCTGTCTTTCCCTGACTTTGTATAA